Proteins encoded within one genomic window of Brachybacterium muris:
- a CDS encoding lysophospholipid acyltransferase family protein, whose protein sequence is MVALAPRSHITVQRFQQRTPGVLVFYALAKVIVGTLVRLIWNPIIVGEERIPDRGPVILASNHVSYADTVVMPIQVRRAVHFLGKSDIFKGGSPLNQAFALVLRGLHVMPVDRSGGAASRSAIEGGLKVLGDGEVLGIYPEGSRSPDGRLHRFKTGTARFALAAGAPVVPVAMIDTFEAHRGRKVFPHRRPQMKVLVGEPIDVAALAAGYEGYEEGRLLRAVTEEIRARVQELSGQEYVDKYASDVKKRLKAEGKQRPGRALNIRLAGVR, encoded by the coding sequence ATGGTCGCACTCGCGCCGCGCAGCCACATCACCGTCCAGCGCTTCCAGCAGCGCACCCCAGGAGTGCTCGTGTTCTACGCCCTCGCCAAAGTGATCGTCGGGACCCTGGTCAGGCTGATCTGGAACCCCATCATCGTCGGCGAGGAGAGGATTCCCGACCGCGGGCCCGTCATCCTCGCCTCCAACCATGTCTCCTACGCGGACACCGTGGTGATGCCGATCCAGGTGCGCAGGGCAGTGCACTTCCTGGGCAAGTCCGACATCTTCAAGGGTGGTTCCCCGCTGAACCAGGCGTTCGCCCTGGTGCTGCGAGGACTGCACGTGATGCCGGTGGACCGCTCCGGCGGTGCCGCCTCGCGCTCAGCCATCGAGGGCGGCCTGAAGGTGCTGGGTGACGGCGAGGTGCTGGGCATCTATCCCGAGGGGAGCCGCAGCCCCGACGGCCGACTTCACCGCTTCAAGACCGGCACCGCTCGCTTCGCACTGGCCGCCGGTGCGCCCGTGGTACCGGTGGCGATGATCGACACCTTCGAGGCCCACCGGGGCCGGAAGGTCTTCCCTCACCGCAGGCCGCAGATGAAGGTCCTGGTGGGTGAGCCGATCGACGTGGCCGCGCTCGCTGCCGGGTACGAGGGTTACGAGGAGGGTCGGCTGCTTCGCGCCGTCACCGAGGAGATCCGTGCACGCGTGCAGGAACTGTCCGGCCAGGAGTACGTCGACAAGTACGCGTCCGATGTGAAGAAGCGGCTGAAGGCCGAGGGGAAGCAGCGTCCCGGCCGGGCTCTGAATATTCGCCTCGCTGGGGTCCGCTGA
- a CDS encoding ATP-binding protein: MSVIDNDTKRKLREMGATALLDAIDAQDEAHVLGMSFQERLQLIVDEAHSIFNHGKVEGLIRRAGLRYPGADLRRLDLVEERGLNRNVIAQLATCSFIQRQQNVVFQGFTGSGKSYLGCALAKQACQHRLRAHYIRMPDLEEAWALAKDKPQGQTKFLRKYSTFSLLVIDEWLLDHPDEGMRSMLLELLER, encoded by the coding sequence GTGAGCGTGATCGATAACGACACGAAGCGGAAGCTGCGCGAGATGGGCGCGACCGCGCTGCTGGACGCGATCGATGCCCAGGATGAGGCTCACGTGCTGGGGATGTCGTTCCAGGAACGGCTCCAGCTGATCGTGGACGAGGCGCATTCCATCTTCAATCATGGAAAGGTCGAGGGTCTGATCCGCCGGGCGGGGCTGCGTTATCCCGGAGCGGACCTGCGGCGGCTGGATCTGGTCGAGGAACGGGGACTGAACCGGAACGTGATCGCGCAACTGGCAACCTGCTCCTTCATCCAGCGGCAACAGAACGTGGTCTTCCAGGGCTTCACCGGCTCAGGGAAGTCCTACCTCGGCTGCGCGCTGGCGAAGCAGGCCTGCCAGCACCGGCTCCGAGCCCACTACATCCGAATGCCCGACCTCGAAGAGGCCTGGGCCCTGGCAAAGGACAAGCCGCAGGGCCAGACGAAGTTCCTGCGGAAGTACTCCACGTTCTCGCTGCTGGTGATCGACGAGTGGCTGCTGGACCATCCTGACGAGGGAATGCGTTCGATGCTGCTGGAACTGCTCGAGCGCTGA
- a CDS encoding alpha/beta hydrolase has protein sequence MEFSELSRPWRAPSHSNPRGGLLLCHGFTGSPQSMRPWAEDHAEKGWDVDLPLLPGHASTWQELSRTPWRAWYSQVRDAARELSDVHGPIAVGGLSMGGALSLLLAADPVLRGRIAALVLVNPGLSLPPVAALTGLIAPVVPTLPGIASDIAAEGVTEEGYDRLPVRAVGELRKLFGKARMSLGAVEVPVLLATSREDHTVPAKDSRKVAAGVAGPVERLPLLRSHHVATLDHDAPLLFETSSRFLDQHVPRPAAQKR, from the coding sequence ATGGAATTCAGCGAACTGTCCCGCCCCTGGCGCGCGCCGAGTCACTCTAACCCGCGCGGGGGGCTGCTCCTGTGCCACGGCTTCACCGGGTCCCCGCAGTCGATGCGGCCCTGGGCCGAGGACCACGCCGAGAAGGGATGGGACGTGGACCTGCCGCTGCTGCCCGGTCACGCCTCCACCTGGCAGGAACTGTCACGCACTCCCTGGCGGGCGTGGTACTCGCAGGTCCGCGACGCCGCGCGGGAACTCTCCGACGTGCACGGCCCGATCGCGGTGGGTGGGCTCAGCATGGGCGGTGCGCTGTCGTTGCTGCTGGCCGCAGATCCCGTGCTGCGAGGACGCATCGCTGCCCTGGTACTGGTGAACCCGGGGCTCAGCCTGCCGCCGGTGGCCGCTCTTACCGGCCTGATCGCACCGGTCGTGCCCACGCTCCCGGGCATCGCCTCGGACATCGCCGCCGAGGGTGTCACCGAGGAGGGCTACGACCGGTTGCCGGTCAGGGCCGTCGGTGAGCTGAGGAAGCTGTTCGGCAAGGCCCGGATGTCCCTGGGTGCCGTGGAGGTCCCGGTCCTGCTGGCCACGTCCCGCGAGGACCATACGGTCCCCGCGAAGGACAGCCGCAAGGTCGCCGCCGGGGTGGCGGGACCGGTGGAACGGCTCCCCCTGCTGCGCAGTCACCACGTGGCGACGCTGGACCACGACGCACCGCTGCTCTTCGAGACCTCCTCACGGTTCCTCGACCAGCACGTGCCGCGCCCTGCGGCGCAGAAGCGCTGA